In one window of Plasmodium cynomolgi strain B DNA, chromosome 13, whole genome shotgun sequence DNA:
- a CDS encoding hypothetical protein (putative), with protein MPLYINRGNIRNRRELRKLARIQKKEKKLLFSKKKKNTQGRNISTINTPDESLEGRSTKQDEGNMKRKRNYSEGNNLNATPKKQKKTSHSKIKYDISAEQEKDNQLLSYLSKKLKINNKDDGKNNEEKIFKQLEKDGFDTNLLKLTDIIFGEFQKSYKKKCKKGNNALREGDDTPGRSSEDEGVLSEGRDDAPSEEDTEKKETQKERQKERKKERRKKKSHTGITQNGAEKDAEGEEGMLPSRGRVSEGKKTAKAEKKKKKKAPNYPEEAKKIEKFLVISLNKTSEFNIKCIIQDLCKYFHELDDVKLKVMFNDALTKIVCNHFNNVNATDIHICICVVVICVLNNLVYQNLLRDFLKALTGIFKQHYEDNRNLMRKIERENELSSVVARNHDSLQAGNEDAGRSGQCAPLTHSSEENQCGIPTQGCTNKAKQSSEKQSNAKLSSEKLSNAQNNHLVSQKEQEKYQNFKIILRNILKSFCLFYARSYLDFDCITDIINLLCEDISISSVDNIIIILKICGMKLKSEDGSHLNYITDY; from the exons ATGCCATTGTACATAAATAGAG GCAACATCCGGAACAGAAGAGAACTGAGAAAATTGGCCaggatacaaaaaaaggaaaagaagctccttttttccaaaaagaaaaaaaatacccagGGAAGAAATATTTCCACTATCAATACCCCCGATGAATCGCTGGAGGGAAGGTCAACAAAACAGGACGAAGGAaatatgaagagaaaaagaaattacagCGAGGGCAACAATTTAAACGCCACAcccaaaaaacaaaaaaaaacatctcATAGCAAAATTAAGTATGATATATCTGCTGAGCAAGAAAAGGATAATCAGTTATTATCGTACCTGTCGAAGAAGTTAAAGATTAACAACAAGGatgatgggaaaaataacgaggaaaaaatttttaaacagtTGGAGAAGGACGGGTTTGACACAAATTTGCTAAAATTGACCGACATCATATTTGGAGAATTTCAgaaaagttataaaaaaaaatgtaaaaagggtAACAATGCCCTGCGGGAGGGGGATGACACGCCGGGGAGGTCCTCTGAGGATGAGGGGGTTCTAAGCGAAGGTAGAGATGATGCACCAAGCGAGGAAGAcacggagaaaaaagagacacaaaaggagaggcaaaaggagaggaaaaaggagaggaggaagaagaagagtcACACAGGGATAACGCAAAACGGAGCGGAAAAAGACgcagaaggggaggaggggatGCTTCCCTCCAGGGGAAGGGTGAGcgaagggaagaaaaccgcaaaagcggaaaaaaagaaaaagaaaaaggcaccCAACTATCccgaagaagcgaaaaagatAGAGAAATTTCTCGTGATTTCTCTGAACAAAACTTCCGAgtttaatataaaatgcaTTATTCAAGATCtgtgcaaatattttcacgAGCTGGACGACGTGAAACTAAAAGTTATGTTTAATGATGCCCTCACTAAAATAGTGTGCAACCATTTTAACAATGTAAATGCTACGGACAttcacatatgcatatgcgtgGTGGTAATTTGTGTGCTGAACAATTTGGTATACCAGAATTTACTGagagattttttaaaagcccTAACTGGGATTTTTAAACAACACTACGAGGACAATCGCAAtttgatgagaaaaatagaAAGAGAGAATGAGCTGAGCAGTGTCGTTGCCCGCAACCATGACAGCCTCCAAGCTGGCAACGAGGATGCTGGACGAAGTGGGCAATGTGCGCCGCTAACTCATTCAAGTGAAGAAAACCAATGCGGTATCCCCACGCAGGGATGTACAAACAAGGCGAAACAAAGCAGTGAAAAACAGAGCAACGCGAAACTGAGCAGCGAGAAACTGAGCAACGCGCAAAATAATCATCTAGTTAGCCAAAAGGAACAGGAGAAatatcaaaattttaaaatcattCTGAGAAACATACTAAAGAGTTTTTGCCTGTTTTATGCCCGCAGTTACCTCGATTTCGATTGCATAACTGATATCATTAATTTGCTGTGTGAAGACATAAGCATTAGCAGCGTGGACAATATAATTATCATTTTGAAGATTTGCGGAATGAAGCTAAAAAGTGAAGATGGCAGTCACTTGAATTACATCACggattattaa